The following nucleotide sequence is from Schistocerca serialis cubense isolate TAMUIC-IGC-003099 chromosome 4, iqSchSeri2.2, whole genome shotgun sequence.
AGTCAATGCAACAAAACAGCTCAAAAAGTACAATAAATGTGTAGgccacagaaaaataaataatatattgaGCATGCACTGTTTTCAGTACAAATATTTAACTTTCAAAACAAGACATTTATAAAGAACTGGTTATACTGAAAATTCCAACCAAAAATTGGAATCAACTGCCGTAAAGTTCTTAACCAGTTCTCATGCCAGTACTTCCTCTTGTTACTAACACTGAAAAATACAGTAGTTTTCATTGATAATATAACTGATATTTTTGCTGTATTTCAAAATGGAATGATTAGGCTTAAAAAGATATGCCTGTAGTAACAACATTGAGAAACACCACtcacacatcatctttcaggttaTAATTTGGATACATAAATGTTTTAGGCAATTACATTTCAGATCATTAGCAACAGAGAAATTTATATGTCCTCTAGTTTTAAcatgcattaaatacaaaaagataaaTAATTCTGAGATGTTGCAATTAAAAATTTAAGCAGACTTATTTCATAGTGATTTCAGAATACTGATTCAAAATTTACTGCATTGTAAAACAATCCACAATAGATAACTGTGGATGtaatcttcacaatggatgaaaCTCCAGGTGAGTTTCTTGAATCACAAAGAGAATGTTGAGTTGTGACGACAGCCCAACATTTTCCACTTTAATTAGCTTGGCTTCAGTCTGACCAGGATCACGTCTAATAATAGCAGTCCCTGATACTCTCATAACGTGGGGCTCTGGTGCATCAGTCAAGGACAAAGACACATGACATGTCACATCCACATGAATATATTTTGTAAGTGCAGTCTTATTACCGAGCTTcacctgaaaaaagaaaaaaagtgttagAGCATGAGTTAAATATATTTGCCAACATGTTTACATTTGTGCTCCAAAGCCCAAGAAAACAAAAGGGAAGTCCACTCCACAGCTCAATTTGTGTCATTATTGCAAGTttgaaaaagatgatgatgatgtatgtgaAGCATTCCAGGACTGTCATTACATCACTTTCACATAGTGCCCAAGTCACGGGACAAGTGTGAATAAGTCAACAATAATTCTACAACTAACACAAATGTAATGGTGCCAGTGAATGAATGTTTACAGCACGACGATTGttttaacaatttaaaataaactattTAAATGGTAGAAGCTAacgaagaatttttttaaaaatccaacaGTGATCATTTTAAAAGGCTAAAGTTATGGGATTGGAACGTGTTCATATAGGTAACAAATTGTAGTTCCTGGTGATAGTCTGTAGAGAATTTATGGAAATACAGAGCAACTTAACACTGGAATAATAATCAACCATCACAGTGTTCCTTTGTAAATAAGCAGTTGTTTGTgtaatttgttgtgttttctgaaatCGTCACTGATTTTACAGTTCAGGCAatttcatggacttaatgttaaTATGCAATAGTGGAAGAGAAAAATTACTGCTCAGTTAATAGAAAAAGTCAGGAGTGAAGTAAAATCAGTCCTTCCTTCCCACAGTCTTCACCAAGCCCTGAACATGCAGTTAATGATTTGTGTAAGCCATTTGCTGCAGAAAATACCTTATAGGAGCATTATCTCCCAAAAAATCTGGTAATAGAAACAGAATCTCTTTCCTCATTGCTACGCAACTTCTCACATTTTACTGCACATAAATACCTGCCAAGTTATAAGTTAAATTATTTGTAAGTAAATAACTTGTGCTCAATGTACCTTCACATTTCATTTTTTCCAAAATAACACACTGAGGAAACTGACAGATGATAAACAATACAGAGCTAAAGTTTTCATTTTGACTACTTCCACCTCTGTGTCTGTTATAAACAATATCCCTTCCCTTCCTTatgactgaatgcaaaatgaaaatTGTGGTGACTTGCTTCAATTCGTTACTATGACTGGATAATTAATCTTTGCCAAAATACATTCTCCTGTTTAAGACAAGAGTTACCTACTTTCTCAGAGATCATTAATGTTTGCATAAAAGAAACCAATAGCAGATGATTCTTAACAGCCAATTTTAACAATGAATACTGATGAAACAGGAATAATAGTGAAGGCTGAAGTCATGAAGGAAATTAGATACGATATAATACAGTTATGTTAtcacatttcatttttactgtgttATGGCTATAAAACAAACAGTTACTCATTGGAAAAAGTATTCAGAATATTGTGATCATAACACAAGGAAATCAGATATGCAGAGGTAAGTCTCCCAGGACATGTCATATGAAAATATAAAAAGCATTTTCTTTAATTAACTACTTAATTAATGAGGAACATATAAACTGAGTCAACAAGCAACTAGTCACTTACCAGCTCTTGCTTCTCCTCCTGCTGAGCCGCATCAGCTCTGAACACAGAAGCCTCCCCCACACGCTGTCCATCTGCCACAACAGCAAACCTCATACCCGTGTGCACAGCTCTTGGCTCAAAACCCACACCATCTGGATGAGAATCACTCCAGAAATAGTTTGCTGGTTCATTGAGGTTGTCAGGATCAGGTGCAAATGTTATTCTCTTTCCATACCCCATGCCTATATTAAGCAAGCGAAGGGCACGTCCACCGAACAAGTGCCTCTTGCTGCCAGCTGGGCGTACACGGTAACAGAATCCAGGTGCAATACGTGGGTCAACGTATGTACCTAtgaacaaaaatgaaatgaaatttcttctgTAGCTTCAACATAGAATAGAAACAAGGTCAGTcggttggtctctctctctctctctctctctctctctctctctctctctctctctatggtaACATCTAAATTACTGCTGAAGTATAGTGGAAGCATCCTTTGGTAACTATGGTCTCAACACTAAGTGGCACAAGACAAACTGTAGAATTTGAATGAGAACTAATTATCTGCATAAATATTCTTTGAAGTTTAATTTCATAGTTCTACCTGAATTTCAGTTTATATAAAACATGTACACTGAAAACATTAATCAAAGCAATATCTAAAAATCTATGAGGAAAAAGAATAAGAACCAATCTTTTCCTCCAGCTAACTAGCTTAAATATGTTGGTGAAGGTAAATGTCTTATGATTGTTAATAGTGTGATCCAGAcagaaatttttattataattgCTGACTTATACACAGTTTTTCATGTCTTAGTTCAGCTTCAAGGAAAATTATGATGGAAAATTGTGTGCAAGATTTTTTTCTGGTCACCAAACTTTGCCAGTTTACTGTGATGTGGACTCTATGTCCAATATGCCCCAACATCAAACCAATGATGGCTCCTGCTGCATTACATTCATTTGTGCAGACAATGATGTACTGAAGCCTAATTGATTGGTGTTCACTTGATATACCTCATTTCTGCTGTAGTGAGGACCACGGAAGTGTTGCACACTACAGAATTGAGCATGTTGCAAAATTCAGTATCAATACTTGGCTAATACCTGCTACAATGGTCTAAGATATCATTGGGTACTTTGCAGTAATACAGCCAATGCAGGATACTTTGTTTGAATTGTGGTGCATACACTAGGGGGGAAAAAAACTGGTAGCTACTGTCAGTTTCAAAAGTCTataacacaagttcttatttatGCTTTAGAAGAGcaaatgcaacacaaaaattcatttttattggtttGAGTGCCTTAGGATAGATTTGCACATAATCAGGATTTACCTGTATTTATTCTCAGCATTTGATCTCAAATATGATTGAAAAAGAAGTCTTACAGTAACTTCAGTCTTTGAAATTAAGGCATGTGCAGTAATTTCCCCCCAGACACACTACACGACAATGGATGAATAAAGAAGAATCGTaccttacttttcctaaaaccattaGACAGAGCTACATTTGTCTTACCACCAAAACTATTACTGAATTAATGACATACTCACCTACTACAGGGAGTTCATAAGCCTCAAGTCCTGTGACAGTATAGGCAGTAGGAATGTCATCACAGCGTACAGTGATGCACCTCAGTCTTTCGTCCACTCCTGGTTCCAATGTGAAACCACGTTTGTGGTGACTGCCAACACGCACATCAGTAAGGCGAACCACATTGGCAGCTGCTGCACCTCGTGATCTGGTTACTACTGCCAGACCATCCACAGACACTACCGGTGGAGCTTGACCATCATCGAACCATTCTGCCTTGCACAATGCACGTACACGGATGGTCTTCTCTACCACTCCATCATCAAGAACAGTATGTCTTACTTCTTCTTGTGGTTTCTGAAACACAATTAGGGATACATTTTTAGCACATTTTTTGAGATGCATTCCAAATCTATGCACATATTTTAATGAACTGTACTGAAGAACTTTCTTCAAAGACATTTTTGCTAAACCAACAGTCATATCTGAATGAATTATATCCTTACATTATTGTTGGCGACTCTGTATTGTATAAGATTAAATGAAATCCAGTGAAATTCATATAAACCGGTTAAGGAATTTCTGCAAAATTGCCCTTCCACTAACATTGAGCTTATAAGTGATTGCACTTGCAAGATTTACCAAGGCATTTTAAATTTCACCAATTACTGTAAGCAAAATGCTTTTAAGctaagaaaaattttaacaaacttCCGAAAAATACTTTGCATCAAACATAGAATAAAAATGGTTAAATCCTTCACTAAGAATTACCTGACATTGTAGAACTTCAAGTGAAGCAATTGGAAGATGGTTGGCATCATGCAAGGTGAATTTGTCTCCAGCAGACACTGCTTCTATTTCGAAAGCAAATCCCTCAGGGTTTGAATCAGCCCAGAAGTAATTAGAGTTTTCATTGAGATTATTTTCATCAGCTTGGAATGTTAATCTTCGTGAATAACCTCGGCCAATGCTTTCCAacacaagtgctctaccaccgaaCAGATACTTTTGCCTTCTAGTGCTCTGGAaagatatttacaacatttttcaagaaaGGTTCAGTTCTAGATACAAAGCAATGTACATGACTTATTCTACTTTGGCAGAAGTGAGAGAGATTCATTGAATTTAATATTATTCCAGAAGTATTTGGAATATTTAGAGCATTTGTTTGgcacatttgtaacattttttaattttttttttttgtacctgggATGACAGAGGATGGACTCTGTATCGGAATCCTGGCACTATACGAGGATCTACCCATACTCCCACAGCTGGAATCTCATGTGGTTTGAGAGCAGGTATAACATAGCGAGCTGGAATGTCTCGTAGAATTGCGCCATCTAGATACAGCGACTGACTCTTTTCAGTACATGCATCCTGAAACAAGAATCAACATTTTTGTAGCTAGGCTGGAGAACACCACCAAAACTAACTTCAATCATAAAATTTCACATGGGTTAAATTAGTATTTACAAATGTACACCTAAGCTATGTGCATTACTGAATTGTCAACATGAGGGATAATTTCAGCTGATTTTTCTGAAAGATCTTATCAAGCTCAAAACTTGTTGAGGGGAAACCAGAGTGAAACTAGCAATTACACGCACAGGCACTTGTAAGGCGTTGGAGAAACCTTACAAGGCTGTCTGCAGAGTTAATTGTGGAGGGTCACAATACTCCCTAACCCTGGGTTCCAGCAAGAAATAAATAGCATTCAATTCAGTACTTCCATTAGAGAAATAAAAGAttaaacaacattttaaaatataCCTATATAACAACCTGATGGATTCTTACCTTTccctgacaaatttcacacaactgAGGAGCAGCATGAACAGGTTGTGGGCTGCAACAGCGTGGCTTCACTGGCAGTTCATCTTCAGCCTGTAAAAGTTTTACAGCTCACTTTTGTGTTTGCATGCATTACATGAGGCTGAGCAGTCTTAACATTACAGTTCCAACAGAAAGTTGGTAAACTGTCAATTATTACTACACGGTAACTTCTCCTTAACAGACATTACCCAATAGTGGACGTTATAAAATTCCCCTGAAAAATAACATTAGCACTTATGGTAAAACTCTTCTGAATAGTGGACATTCTTAATAGTGTACACAGACATTGCAATATAAACCCCAACAGCAATTAGAGCTTGCATGTAACGGACAGTGTGAAAGAAAAAGATGGTTGTAAACTAAAAGACGATAATCATTATCATGCATCTGAAGATTCTGTAAGTTAAAAATGCCTACTGTTCCCGTCTTCAAGGAAGAGAACTTACGTTCTATTGTGctaatatgtcataaaaatggaaATGGTTAAGGCCGAATGAAAAGGTTGGTATCATCAGAACCTACAAAAATGAAAAGCTCAGTGTTAAGAGATATGGCCAtgaggtttgctgttggaaaagACACACATCAGTAACATTTTAAGAAACAAAAAGGACATTGTGAAATTGGGGACTAGAAATGATAATCTTACCAACACATCGGGCTTAAAAGTTTGTAATTTGAGTTTTGAATGGTTCTGTCATACTCACAGCATTAACTTGCTAGTTAATGGGGCACTAATCCACAGAAAAGTACTCTCAATCACCCTGGAGTTAGAACTTCATGACTTTAAAGCATCTGTACCTTGTCTTGACAAATTTAGGACCAACACAGCACCCCTTTTCTAAGTGTGTGTGGTGAACCCAGTTCAGTGGACCAAAACATATTGGAGTTGCAAGAAATGGGTAGCAGGAATTTGTGAGGTTATCAAGAAACAAAAATCTAAACTGTCACAAGACTGGTCTTTTCTTCGGAAACAGTGGCATTCAAAGGTGAAACTGTCCAGGAGACAAAATTTTGAAAGAACGACTCACTTCTACTCCGTGTTAATGTGACAGACAAATTTTAAAAGCCTTTAATTATTAGTAAGGCTGCAAAGCGTAAATGTTTCAAGGGTATTGATTTGAGTAAAATGAACATGGTGTGGTATGCTAGTGAACAATCTTGGATGATGAGAGCAATAATGACAAATAGTTGCTGGCATTTAAGATGGAAGAATGGAAAGACTAAGGAGGAAAGTGATTCTGTTTATGAATAACACCACATCTCATACTGAGCCAGCATTAGAAAATGTGAAAATAACCTTTTTGAAGCCAAATTCAGCTTCACCTTGCCCTTGCCAAACACTGGATAAGGGGATATTCAATTTTCAAAAGTGTTCAACAGGCGAAAAGTGTTGACACACATTTTGTCTTGAACGGACAATGTCGAATCTGGATACAAACTCACAAAATCTGTCAGTGTATTGGACGCACTTCTGTGGATTTCTTCTGCCTCGAAACAAGTAACATCTACTACAATCAGCAATGGTTTAAAGAAGGCAGCATTCATTTTTATGATCATGCTTTATCAATTGATGATGGTGTCAAAGAAACATGAGCATCAACTTCAGACTTTAATAGAGGAATTTGATGGACCTGAGGGATGTGATATTATCAATGAGGGACTGTTCACAGGAAGTTCACAAACTACCATAAGTGAACTCATACAAGTGCTTCATCAATGTCAAGAATGGGCAAGAGGATGCAGATGATAATGATGCAGCTGAACCACACTTTGATCCACTTTCAAGTAAACAGATATCCGAAGATGTAAGAAAATTTTAGTAAGAAGTTATGAAGAGGGAATGAGTTTAATGTTAGCAGTTGAAACATACTGAGAAGACAAGTATAAATGGCACTCTGTCTCAGGAAAGTTATACATGATTACTTCAAATCAACATCCCAGAATGCATGAAAAATTTTAAGCCTGAATTATACTAGTGTGAGTGGACTTGTTAATGCAGAACTGAGCTTCAATAAAGATACTTGTCTACTAATTTACTTCTGTAGTATAACATAATACAATACTTTTATATATTCAGTATGAGACACTATTTAAGTGAATCCCTATAGATGTCCATTATTCACAAGTTTTACTACATTATAATTACGCTTAAGTCCAAAGAAGTTACAAAAATCTCTTAATGTTTTTTCCATGATCAATAACTATAAAACTGtaaaccatttttttatttcagcTCTATTAGTATGTTTGTTGTACCTCTTTCCTATACATGAATTATCCTAGCCTAATTAATAATGAACACAGAACAGGGCTGTATGTGGCACACAATTATGCTCATCTTTGATGTGCAAGTTTTACagtacatgtttttttttaaaaaaaaaaaaaaaaaaaaaaaaaaaaaaaaaaaaaaaaaaaaaaaaaaaaaaaaaaaaaaaagagagagagagagagagagagagagagagagagagagagagagagagaggaaagaaaaggaaacattCTACAGGAGGTTTCACAGATTGAACATActctattaaaatatttctctAACTTGGTAGTAATATTAACATATGCAA
It contains:
- the LOC126473864 gene encoding uncharacterized protein LOC126473864, with product MLSPLMLEAAAVEEQPPPPGLQRLWARRGTLTAPPPPEEELLEDIFPPAQAEDELPVKPRCCSPQPVHAAPQLCEICQGKDACTEKSQSLYLDGAILRDIPARYVIPALKPHEIPAVGVWVDPRIVPGFRYRVHPLSSQSTRRQKYLFGGRALVLESIGRGYSRRLTFQADENNLNENSNYFWADSNPEGFAFEIEAVSAGDKFTLHDANHLPIASLEVLQCQKPQEEVRHTVLDDGVVEKTIRVRALCKAEWFDDGQAPPVVSVDGLAVVTRSRGAAAANVVRLTDVRVGSHHKRGFTLEPGVDERLRCITVRCDDIPTAYTVTGLEAYELPVVGTYVDPRIAPGFCYRVRPAGSKRHLFGGRALRLLNIGMGYGKRITFAPDPDNLNEPANYFWSDSHPDGVGFEPRAVHTGMRFAVVADGQRVGEASVFRADAAQQEEKQELVKLGNKTALTKYIHVDVTCHVSLSLTDAPEPHVMRVSGTAIIRRDPGQTEAKLIKVENVGLSSQLNILFVIQETHLEFHPL